The DNA window GCGGGCCCGCGCCGCCGCGGCGATGCTCGCGGCGCTTCTCCTCTTCGAGTATTTCCCGGCGCCCCTCTCGACGGCGCCGATCGGGCGGCCCGATTACCGCGCCCTGCTCGCGGCGCGCCGGGGGGCGGGCGCCGTGCTCGATGTCCCTCTCTTCCTCGGGTCGATGGACACGATGTACATGTACGACCAAACCGTGCACGGCCGGCCGATCGCCGCGGGCTATGTCTCCATCCCGCCTCCCAACCTGAGATGGATCGCCGGGGAACATCCCTTCTTCGCCTGGGTGGCGGACCCGTTCGGAAAGGAGGAGGCGGACGAGCCGGAGGGGATCGATCCGACGGCGGCGCTCCGGCGGCTCGGTTTCGGCGATGTCGTTCTGCACAAGGATTTCGATGGCGGGATGGATCGGTACGCGCCGCCCGGAATGGATTGGCCGGAGAAGAGCGACGCCGGGCAGTGGTATTGGAAGCACACCACCGTGACCGGATCGGTCAGCAGCCGCCGGATGAAGCGTTACCGAAGTGCGCTGGAGCGCTGGCTCGGCCCGCCCTGGCACGAGGACGACCGGGTCGCCCTCTTCGCCGTGCCGGAAGAAACGGGCGGGACGGCGCGTTGACCGCCGGCTCCCTCGGTCCGCCGGAGCCCGCGCCTTTCCCCCGCCGCTTTCGGGTTTTGTCGCTATCTTGAAGGTAAAACCGAAAACGGGAGAAAGGGCTCGGAGGACGAAACGATGAAATCGAAACCTTTCGAGCGAATCGAAACGGTACAGGGAGACATCACCGAGCTGGACGTGGACGCCATCGTCAACGCGGCGAACCACTCCCTCCTCGGCGGAGGGGGCGTGGACGGGGCGATCCACCGGGCCGCCGGTCCGGAGCTTCTCGACTTCTGCCGCGATCTGGGCGGCTGCGCCACCGGCGAGGCCGTGGCGACGCCCGGATTCCGTCTCCCCGCCCGTCTCGTGATCCACACCGTCGGCCCGTTCTACCGGGGGGGCGGGCACGGGGAGCCGGAAGCGCTCGTCTCGTGCTACCGTCGATCCCTCGAGATCGCCCGGGATCTGGAATGCCGGACCGTCGCCTTCCCCGCCGTCTCCACCGGCATCTTCGGCTACCCGTTCCAAGCCGCCTCCCGGATCGCCCTTCGGACGACGCTCCGTTTCCTCGAAAAAAACGACCTGCCGGCCAAGGTTCTCTTCGTCCTCTTCGACGAGCGCGATCACCGCGGCTTCCGCGAAGTGCTCGAAGGGATCGAGGGGGAAGGGGAATAATACCCCGCGCCGTCTCACGAGGCGCCGCGCGCACCCCGCCTCCGGCGCCGGCCGCCTCTTGCCCCGTTCCCCGCCGTCCGATATGCTGATGCGAACCGGAAAGGAGCGACCGATGAACGTCTTCGAAGAGCTGCGC is part of the Candidatus Eisenbacteria bacterium genome and encodes:
- a CDS encoding O-acetyl-ADP-ribose deacetylase; its protein translation is MKSKPFERIETVQGDITELDVDAIVNAANHSLLGGGGVDGAIHRAAGPELLDFCRDLGGCATGEAVATPGFRLPARLVIHTVGPFYRGGGHGEPEALVSCYRRSLEIARDLECRTVAFPAVSTGIFGYPFQAASRIALRTTLRFLEKNDLPAKVLFVLFDERDHRGFREVLEGIEGEGE